The sequence TCCATCACGATCGATCCCCATCGCTGCGACATCAATGGCTCCGCTATTGACTGACGTCAGCATACCGTCAACGCCCATCTCAGTAAAATCAACTTCTAAATCCAATCGTTTCGCGACTTCCCGAATAACTTCTACTTCATAACCGGTCAGTTTATCGGTTTCAGATTCATGAAAAGAGCTTGGATAAAGCGTTCCTGATGTTGCTACTTTTAACGTTCCATTCTCGGCAATTTTTTCCCAAGCCGTTTGTTCCGTTTCTTTCGTTGACGACGCATCTGATCCAGCACTAGCGCCGCATGCTGCTAATGTTAAACTTCCTATCATAACTAAACCTAAAACGATTTTCTTTGTAAACACACGATCCAGCTCCCTTTTCCTTCTTTATTGGTCCAGCTCAACAACAGGCAAATCATCTATACCTTCAATAGGTTTTGAAACATCTTCTCCTGCAAAAAATTCTTCTGATAATTTCGTCAAGGTTCCATCTTCATGCAGTTCTTCAAGTACTTCATCAATTTTATTTTTGATTGAATCATCTTCTTTTTTCAAAAGAATACCAGCAGATGTAGGATTGTAATAAATATCAGACATCTTCACGCCTAGTTCTTTAAATTTATTAACAGCCGTATTGGAAATATAGAAATCATTTAAAATGACATCTGTGCGTCCACTAGCGACATCTCTAAAAAACACATCGTTTGTCGCGTTATCGTAAACAACCGGTTCAGCACCAAATTTTTCCGATATTTGCATGTAAATAGTCGTTGCACCACCGGCAGATTTCTTTCCTTTTAAATCCTCCAGCGACTCAACAACAGAATCGTCTGAAGCTCGGACAACAATTCCACCAAAAGAATATTTATACGGTTCAGAGAAATTGTAATCTTCTAATCGTTTTTCAGTAATGTCTAAACCATTTGCAGCTGCATCAACTTGACCGCTTTTAACTGCAGTCAACATACCATCGACGCCCATTTCGACAAATTCAATCGGTAGTTCCAACCGTTTACCGATCTCTTTAACCACTTCCACTTCATATCCTGTCAATTCGTTGTTTTCACCATCATGGAATGAACTCGGAAAAAGCGTACCAGACGTTGCTACTGTAAAGGTCCCTTTTTCTTTTAAAGCATCCCAAGCTGTTGCTTCTGTTTCTGCGTTTTCTCCCTGAGAACTCACTTCTTTTGATTCTTGTTCGTCTTCTCCGCAAGCTGCTAATCCTACAAGCGTTATCATTAAGACGAGGCTTACTATCCATCGTTTTTTGTGTTTAAACACTGTAAACACTCCTTTTTTTCTTTTTACATCCTTAAATATAGTAACAACCTCTCTCACTGTAGTCAAAAAAGGTTA is a genomic window of Carnobacterium sp. CP1 containing:
- a CDS encoding transporter substrate-binding domain-containing protein; this translates as MFKHKKRWIVSLVLMITLVGLAACGEDEQESKEVSSQGENAETEATAWDALKEKGTFTVATSGTLFPSSFHDGENNELTGYEVEVVKEIGKRLELPIEFVEMGVDGMLTAVKSGQVDAAANGLDITEKRLEDYNFSEPYKYSFGGIVVRASDDSVVESLEDLKGKKSAGGATTIYMQISEKFGAEPVVYDNATNDVFFRDVASGRTDVILNDFYISNTAVNKFKELGVKMSDIYYNPTSAGILLKKEDDSIKNKIDEVLEELHEDGTLTKLSEEFFAGEDVSKPIEGIDDLPVVELDQ